TCGACCTGTGGCACGCCACGTGGAGCTGGAGCGATGCCGGTCAACTCGAAGGTTCCGAGCGGCTTGTTGTCGCGAGCGAACTCACGTTCACCCTGATAGACCTGAATCAGCACGCTTGGCTGATTGTCCTCAGCGGTTGAGAAGACTTCCGAACGCTTGGTAGGAATTGCGGTGTTGCGGTCGATCAGCTTGGTCATGATGCCGCCCTTGGTCTCGATGCCAAGGCTCAATGGCGTCACATCGATCAGGAGCACGTCCTTGCGGTCGCCCTTGATAACGCCGGATTGCACGGCTGCGCCAACGGCCACAACCTCATCAGGGTTGACGGACTTGTTGGCTTCCTTGCCGCCGGTAAGCTCCTTGACGAGCTCCTGCACGGCTGGCATACGGGTTGAACCGCCAACGAGCACGACATGGTCGATGTCCTTGACTGAGATGTTTGCATCGGAGAGCACGTTGTTGAACGGTGTGCGGCAGCGACCAAGCAGATCCGAAGTCATCTCTTCGAAGTGCGCGCGTGTCAGCGTCTCGTCCAGGTGCACTGGAGTGCCGTCCTGGGTCATTGCCAGGTACTGCATCGAAATGTTGGTCGAAGTCGAGGAACTGAGTTCCTTCTTGGCCTGTTCTGCGGCTTCCTTCAAGCGCTGCAGTGCAATCTTGTCCTTGGCAAGATCGACTCCATACTTGTTCTTGACTTCACCGACGAGCCAGTCGATGATCTTCTGATCCCAGTCGTCGCCACCAAGACGGTTATCACCGTTGGTTGCCTGAACCTGAATGGTCGAGAAGCCATCGTCATCCTTGCCAATCTCAAGCAGGGACACATCGAAGGTGCCACCACCGAGATCGAAGACCAGAATGCGCTCGTCTTCCTTGCCCTTTTCAAGGCCGTAAGCCAGCGCTGCCGCAGTTGGCTCGTTGATGATACGCAGAACGTTCAATCCTGCGATCTTGCCGGCATCCTTGGTTGCCTGACGCTGAGCATCGTTGAAGTATGCAGGGCAGGTGATAACCGCATCGGTCACCGGGCCGCCCAGATATGCTTCTGCGTCTCTTTTGAGCTTGATAAGGATCTGTGCGGAAATCTCCTGAGGAGTCCACTTCTTGCCGTCAATGTCTACGGTCCAGTCAGTGCCCATATGACGCTTGACCGAGCTGATGGTGCGGTCAACGTTCGTGACTGCCTGACGCTTGGCAACTTCGCCCACGAGAATCTCACCGGACTTGCTGAATGCAACGACCGATGGCGTGGTGCGAGCGCCTTCTGCGTTTACGATTACTGTTGGCTCTCCACCTTCGAGCGTTGCAATGCAGGAATTTGTGGTTCCCAGATCGATGCCTACTGCACGTGCCATGTTATGTATTCCTTCTGTTGTCGTTGTGCATTGCGGTTCTGGCGCAATGCCTGTTCTACGGTTTCCCGCTCATGTTCTCGACCAGCTGTCGAAGCTCACCCCAACAGCCCTTCCAAAACTTGAGCCTACATCACTCAAGTTCTGAACGCAAACTATTATTCCCATCTCGTGGAAAAAATCGCCAGAATTGAAAGAATTTGGCATGAAGGTGCCAAGAAAGAGCTTCCATGGATATCAGCCCACCACATAAGCCGATCCTGATCGAGTGGATAAGCACGAGGCCGATCCGCACAACGCGTGGAAGAAGCATCCGGTTCACGCGTCTTCGCAAGCGCCTTGGTGCGTCATTGATTCCAAACCTGTATCACATTATCGCCCTTATACTGCGAAAGCGTTGAAAAATGGGCAGTGTCCATTCTCAGGAGACGAGCAGCAGATGGATCAAGCCCAAGCCAGCATGTGGTCAGAATGCGCAGAATATGGGCATGGGCAACCAAAACAACCATCTGGCCATCGTTCACCAACGGTTCGATGGCATCGACAACACCCTGTGCGCGCCTGGCCACCTGCTTGAGCGTTTCGCCTTCTCCGTTGCGAACGGTGATTCGCTCACCGCTGGGAAGCGTCGTTTCCCATTCACCCAGCAACTCGCGGGTGATTCCTTCGGTGCCCTGATGCCACAGATTCCATTCCTTACCGTTGGCATTGCGGATATCGGTACGGGTGCGCCCTTCTGCAGGGCCGTAATCCCATTCCATAAGGTCGTCAAGAAGACGGGTCGTATGCAATCCTGCAAACAGGGCGGTTTGGCGCGCACGTTTGAGAGGACTGCTGAATACATATTCGGGAGCGCGGTCAGCGAAAACCGCTCGCAGTCGTTTCCCCGCTGCCACGGACTGTCTCTCGCCTTCCACCGTAAGAGGAATGTCGGTGCGTCCCGTGTGTTGGCCGGAAAGGCTCCATGCAGTCTGACCATGGCGCAAAAGAACGATGAGCCCCGAGTTCGATGCGACTTTGCTACCGATAAATACGGATTCTGCCATGTCTATACTGTACTCTCCAACACTGAATGTGGAATAATGGCCGCATGAAGGATTCAGATGAGGCAAAGCTCAAGGACCTGGCAGATAAGGTCGGCACTCAGTTGGGAACCATCGACAGTAAGGTCAACGATATGCGTAAACAAGTCGAGAATGACCCCGAAACAGTTGGGGATAAGCTCATCAAGATGCTGATACCAGCGGTTGCAGCAATGATCATTGGTCAACTGTTCAAGATGTTTTGGAACAAGACCACCAAGAACTCCGAAGATGGCGTGGATGACGACAGACAGGGCATTCTTATGACCATCCTCTTCTCGGGCCTTTCGGCCGCGATATCCAGCGCAGTTCAGCAATTTTCCGGCATCGGTTCAGCCGCATTCGTGAAGCACCGCCAGCATAAGCGCGGCGGCACGAAGTAAGCGTCAAGCAAGTATCAAGCAACCACCAAGCAATAGCGCCAACGCCGAGCGGATATAGCAAAGTCCTCGCGCCTATGCATGCAGCCCGTGCCCTTTCTCGGCACGGGCTGCTTGCATATGCGCTTGCCGTGAAGCTCAAAATCCCAGCGCAGGGAAGCGTTGCCACAAAACCGGGCCATATCTTGGAAAACAAAGGCGCGCAGCAGGATTCTCTGCAAACGTTGTATATCCGATAACAATATATTTTTATGGATATAATTTGAATAAATCCCATAGATAATGCTATCGTTGTCAGTCTGGATCGCAATCACGATAACAGACGATTCACCATGAACGATGAGGTTCGCACATCCCATTTTCTGCGTCCTTTTCGTATCATGCGACAACGTCGAAACTGCCTACGAGGGGAAAGACCATGACAGACAACAATCTGAGAGATGACTGGTGGAAGCAGGCCGTGGTGTATCAGATATATCCGCGAAGCTTCAAGGATGTCAACGGCGACGGTCTGGGCGACATTGCCGGGGTCACCGAAAACATTCCGTATCTGAAAGATCTCGGTGTCGATGCCATCTGGCTCTCTCCGTTCTATCCATCAGCTCTGGCCGATGGAGGATACGACATCATCGATTACCGAAACGTGGATCCGCGACTCGGCACAATGACGGACTTTGATGCGATGGAAGCTGCCGCTCACAAGGCCGGCATCAAGATTGTTGTAGACATCGTTCCCAATCACACATCCAATGACCATATCTGGTTCAAGCAAGCTCTTGCGGATGGCCGTGGATCCGCTGCCCGCGAGCGCTATATATTCAAGGAAGGCGCTGGCACTCACGGCGAACTGCCTCCGAATAACTGGGAGTCGCTCTTCGGCGGATCAGCCTGGGAACGCGTTGATGACGGCCAATGGTATCTGCACATCTTCGCGAAGGAACAGCCGGACCTGAACTGGAACAATCCAGAGGTACACGAAGAGTTCAAGAAGACTTTGCGCTTCTGGGCCGACCATGGAGCTGACGGTTTTCGCGTCGATGTCGCGCACGGTTTGGCGAAGAAGCTTGACGGGGCATCCATGACGGACCTCTCCCGCTGGACTGTCCACGATTCGCTGAACCACGATGGCACGCATCCGCTCTGGGATCGTGCGCAGGTTCACGACATCTATCGCGAATGGCGACATGTATTCAACGAATACACGCCGCATCGCTTTGCCGTTGGGGAAGCATGGGTTGTTCCCGAGCATCAGTATCTGTACGCTTCACCCGACGAACTCGGTCAGGTCTTCAACTTTGAATTTGCAAAGGCAAACTGGAACCGCTCTGACATGCGCGCAGCCATTGTCGAAGGACTCAAGGCAGCGGAACGGTCTGGGTCCACTCCAACATGGGTTATGAGCAATCACGATGTTCCACGCCACGCATCACGCTACGGTCTGCCGCAGATTGCGAGCAGAGCACATCATCAGCTCGCCAAGGACTGGATTCTGCGCGACGGCAGTAGCTACTACGAGGATCGAAAGCTTGGCACCACACGGGCGAGGGCGGCAATCATGATGGAAACCGCGCTCCCCGGCTCCGTGTATGTGTATCAGGGCGAAGAGCTTGGACTGTTCGAGGTCGCCAACATCGCGTGGGATCGACTGGAAGATCCTACGCCATTCAGGACGCGCAATAACTTTACCGATAAGGGACGTGACGGTTGCCGCGTACCGCTGCCTTGGGATTCCAACGATCTTCCGCATGAAGCCGGATGGGATGAATCATTCGGGACAGGGGCATCATTCGGGTTTTCCCCAAGCAGCAGGCCTGACGGTTCACCCGCCGCTGACCCGCACCTTCCACAACCGCTATGGTTCAAGGATTTCGCCGTGAATCGCGAGGATGGCGATCCTGACTCGATGCTCACCCTCTATCGAAAATGCCTGAAGTTGCGCGCTCAATTGCTCACCCCGACCCAGCTCACCACGATTGATTGGCTTGATTACGGTGACCAGGTGATCGCTTATTCCCGAAAGGCAGCCGAAGGGAGCGGCTTCAATCGCATCGTATCCATAACCAACTTCGGGGCGGAAGCCATCGAAGCTGCAAAGGGAACAATCCTGCTCAGCTCGCACGCACTGACACCGCACGGGATGATTCCACAGGACGTAACCGTTTGGATAGCCGACTAGAGTCGAAAACTTGCAAGTTTTGATACCGTGGCGAGTAAACTCAGTGGCTGGGCCGATCTTCAGACACGAGAGAAGTTCAGCATGGCAATGCAGCGGAGCATCGTTGCCGTGCTGCAGCATTGTTATTCGGCAATGTCGTTATTCGGCAACGCTGTTATTTATGCAGCAACGTCATAATAATGGAGTACAGAGATTTGACGACGTTTCGATTTGAGATAGAGAGTGAGCAATGAGCGCAACCATTCATGATGTCGCCACCAAGGCGGGCGTATCCATCTCAACGGTTTCACGGGCATTCACCCATCCAGAGATGGTTTCGGCGGCAACTCGTAAAACGGTCATACGGATTGCGGATGAACTGAATTTTTCAATTTCACGTTCTGCGGCAGCACTGAAATCAGGGATGTCGCTCCGCATTGCGCTACTGCTCAGCGGTCGCAGCAGTTCATGGTTCAACGCAACGGTGAGCGAAGGCCTCAACGACGTGTTTCATCCAGCGGGATACGATCTTTCAATCTTTCAGATCAACAGTCGTCAGGATCGCAAGGTCTTCTTCGACACTTTGCCGACCCGCAGCAACGCTGATGCAGTTATCGTCAGCTCCTTCGACGTTGATGACAACGAAGTTGCGCGTCTCAGCTCCCTCCGCGTCCCTCTAATCGGCATCAACTCGGCCAGCACGAACGCATTCTCGGCTTCAGTATCGATTGACGACAGCCAAGGGGAAGCTATTGCCGTCAAGCACCTGATTTCACTCGGGCACCGACAGTTGACCTACGTGCAGACGCAAACCGCTAACTCGTTGTTCTTCAGCGTTCAACAGCGCAAGGAAACGTTCATGGAGCTCTGCAAGAAACAGTCACTCCCCCAACCTCACATCATCATGTCTCTTCAGCCGCGCAATCAGATTGCCGATATCGTGTCGCAAATCATTGCAATGGATTCCTTGCCGACTGCAATCGTGTGTCAGGAAGACAGCATTGCAGTCCCACTCATATTTCAATTGAAACGTAGCGGCGTCAGAGTCCCAGAGGACATTTCGATCATCGGATTCGATGACAGCACTTTCGCCGAAGACATAGGGCTCACCACGATGCGGCAGGATCCGCTGAGCATGGCGAAACTGGCTGCTGAGATGACCTTGGAACTGCTGAACGACGAGCACATTGAAAGTGCACAGCGCATCTTCACTCCGCAGCTCATTCTCCGCTCCAGCACAGGCGTTGCAAGGCAGGTATCCTGATGCTGCCCTGGCTGCGAACTGCAATATTCTATGAAATATATCCACAGAGTTTCTCCGACTCGAACGGCGATGGCATTGGTGACATTCCGGGGATTATCAACAAACTGGAATATATTCGGAGTCTGGGCTGCAATGCGTTATGGCTCAATCCCTGTTTCGATTCGCCATTCAAGGATGGTGGATACGATGTGCGCGATTACACCACAGTAGCGCCTCGCTACGGCAGCAATGACGATCTGGAACTGCTGTTTGAACGCGCACATCAGCTGGGCATGCGCGTATTACTTGACTTGGTCCCTGGTCATACGAGCGAGGAACACGCGTGGTTTGTCCAGAGCAAACAGCCCGAAGCCAATGCGTATTCAGACCGTTACATCTGGACCAACGGAATCTTCGACAACGCGGACGGCATGCCCTTCATCAGCGGTGAAAGTCCGCGCGATGCCGCGTATATCCTGAACTTCTTCAAAAGCCAGCCAGCACTGAACTATGGTTTTGGCTCACGCTCATACGCCTGGCAACAATCCCCGGACTCTCCCGCTGCCAATTCGACAAAAGATGCGATGATGAGCGTCATGCGTTTCTGGCTTTCTCGTGGATGCGACGGGTTCCGCGTCGATATGGCAGACTCGCTGGTCAAAAAAGATGATGGCGAGAAAAGCGGCACTATTCGCGTGTGGCAGCAGATGCTCAGACCCATTCGCAAGGAATTCCCCGATGCCGCCTTTGTCGCAGAGTGGGGTCGACCATGGCAGGCCTTCAAGGCGGGCTTTGATATGGACTTCTATCTTGATTGGCGTTGGAATGGCAAGCCGAACGGATACAGCTTCCTTGTACGTAACACCGACGATCCGCTGAGCAGAAACGCTGACATGAGCTTCTTCGCACGCAGCAGCCCAACGACAATCGCCCCATTTCTAGCTGACTATCTCCCGCAATACTACAGGGTGGAGGGTCAAGGTGCCTTTTGCTTCATCACAGGCAATCACGATTCACCAAGGCTGGCACCTCGTCTGGACCCCGACGAAATCGCAGTCGCATATGCCATGTTCCTAACCATGCCAGGAATCCCATTCATCTATTACGGCGATGAAATTGGCATGAGATATCAACATCTGCAAAGTCTGGAAGGCGGATATCACAGAACGGGATCGAGGACTCCAATGCAGTGGAACGCCGGTCGCAACCGTGGCTTCTCGACCGCGGATCCCAGCGCTCTCTATCTGCCCACCGACCCGTCTCCCGATGCTCCAACTGTTGAATCACAGAACAGCGATCCAAAGTCGCTTCTCAACATGGTGAAAAGACTTATCTCGCTTCGTCATGCCAGTAGTTCGCTCAATGCAGATGCGGCGTTCAGCGTGGTTGCAGCTCCCCATGACAGCAAGACATTCGCATATCGTCGTGGAGAGGCCTTAGGGTCTCTCGTCATTGCCCTGAATGCCGGGGACACCGTGCAGGAGCTCAACTACGGCGCACTTTCCTTCGACCACCGCCCTACCCTGGTGGAGGGGCGCAGGGCGACGTTAACCGACGTTTCCGTCACGCTGGAACCGTCAAGCTTTGCCATCCTGTCTCAGTGAACCCATCTGGCGAGAACGAACACGACAAGAATCAACGCGTACGCGGCCAGAAGGTAAATATACAGGCGATTCCTGGAGTTCTCAGCCTCCTGCTCGTTCCTGCGAAAGTGAACGGCAAGCAGCCCAAGCGATGGAATCATGAAACCGACAAGCCCAACAAGGGTTGCCAACAGCATCATCGTGTTCTCATGACGAGCAAGAAAGTGGAAGACGAGGCAATAGAGCAGAAACAGCACTCCACCCTGCATGATTCCAAGTCGTACATCCACGTTGAGCAGCCACATCCAAGCCAAGCCCGCACCAACAATGACCACGCGCACCATCATTGTCTGGGCTGTGCTCAATGTGTGATTCGAGGGGGATGCAATCGCCTCAAGAATAACCAGAACAAGCAACGAGATAGGCAACGCACAAGCGGGATTCTGCGAATCGAAGTCCCACACCTTACCTGAATTTGCCAGATCGTATGGCACTTCGCTTACGACGGCGACCACTGTTGTCAGAATCAAGCCAATCAACTTGGCACGTCGAGCAGCCGCAGGCTGAGCATCTGCCAAACCGTTGACCGAGCGCAGCCATGCCACAAGCATCCATGCGATCATCGGCAGCGCACACCAGGACATGACCTCCAACACCAGAGCAAGCGTCAACGCACCCACCGGCGACTTCTCCAAATTGCCTAACGTTGGCACCATGATCGAAGAACTCAGCAGACCAGAAGCAATAAGAAGCAGTGCAACACTACCCAGCTGCAATGAACCGAATCCTCGAAAACGGCGATTCGTTGCGCCCTTTGCGCTTCGAGAACCATGGTCCATTGCATCTGGATAGCGTTTCATTCCACTCATCAGACTTCTTAACCCTTTACTGAGCCAGACATCGACTCCTGATAGAAGCGCTGCATCACGATGAACAGCAGTGCAATGGGGATTGAAACACACACCGCGCCCGCCGCGAATCGCGCATACCAATCCTGGATGTATTCCTTCTGCAGCATCATCCACAACCCCAGAGACACCGTATAATTCTCCTGCGTTCGTGCAATGGCTTTCGCCAGTACAAAGTCAAGCCATGGGGTCAGGAACCCTACGATTGCTTGATACACGATCATCGGTCGCGCGACGGGAATCACGATCTTCGTGAACACTTGCCATCTCGTACACCCATCAATGTAGGCAGCCTCGTCTAGCGACATCGGAATCGTATCCATATATCCCTTCATCACATAGAAGCCGGC
This Bifidobacterium sp. WK041_4_12 DNA region includes the following protein-coding sequences:
- a CDS encoding DUF4235 domain-containing protein, producing MKDSDEAKLKDLADKVGTQLGTIDSKVNDMRKQVENDPETVGDKLIKMLIPAVAAMIIGQLFKMFWNKTTKNSEDGVDDDRQGILMTILFSGLSAAISSAVQQFSGIGSAAFVKHRQHKRGGTK
- a CDS encoding LacI family DNA-binding transcriptional regulator, with amino-acid sequence MSATIHDVATKAGVSISTVSRAFTHPEMVSAATRKTVIRIADELNFSISRSAAALKSGMSLRIALLLSGRSSSWFNATVSEGLNDVFHPAGYDLSIFQINSRQDRKVFFDTLPTRSNADAVIVSSFDVDDNEVARLSSLRVPLIGINSASTNAFSASVSIDDSQGEAIAVKHLISLGHRQLTYVQTQTANSLFFSVQQRKETFMELCKKQSLPQPHIIMSLQPRNQIADIVSQIIAMDSLPTAIVCQEDSIAVPLIFQLKRSGVRVPEDISIIGFDDSTFAEDIGLTTMRQDPLSMAKLAAEMTLELLNDEHIESAQRIFTPQLILRSSTGVARQVS
- the dnaK gene encoding molecular chaperone DnaK; amino-acid sequence: MARAVGIDLGTTNSCIATLEGGEPTVIVNAEGARTTPSVVAFSKSGEILVGEVAKRQAVTNVDRTISSVKRHMGTDWTVDIDGKKWTPQEISAQILIKLKRDAEAYLGGPVTDAVITCPAYFNDAQRQATKDAGKIAGLNVLRIINEPTAAALAYGLEKGKEDERILVFDLGGGTFDVSLLEIGKDDDGFSTIQVQATNGDNRLGGDDWDQKIIDWLVGEVKNKYGVDLAKDKIALQRLKEAAEQAKKELSSSTSTNISMQYLAMTQDGTPVHLDETLTRAHFEEMTSDLLGRCRTPFNNVLSDANISVKDIDHVVLVGGSTRMPAVQELVKELTGGKEANKSVNPDEVVAVGAAVQSGVIKGDRKDVLLIDVTPLSLGIETKGGIMTKLIDRNTAIPTKRSEVFSTAEDNQPSVLIQVYQGEREFARDNKPLGTFELTGIAPAPRGVPQVEVTFDIDANGIVHVSAKDKGTGKEQSMTITGGSGLPKDEIDRMVKEAEAHEGEDKQRREDAETRNNAESFAYQTEKLVNDNKAKLSDDVAKEVTDKVNALKEALKGDDIEKIKSAQEELTTSAQKIGEALYSQQQAAGAAGAAGAAGAGAGQASSNGASSDDDDVVDAEVVDDDDKKKDGE
- a CDS encoding histidine phosphatase family protein, translating into MAESVFIGSKVASNSGLIVLLRHGQTAWSLSGQHTGRTDIPLTVEGERQSVAAGKRLRAVFADRAPEYVFSSPLKRARQTALFAGLHTTRLLDDLMEWDYGPAEGRTRTDIRNANGKEWNLWHQGTEGITRELLGEWETTLPSGERITVRNGEGETLKQVARRAQGVVDAIEPLVNDGQMVVLVAHAHILRILTTCWLGLDPSAARLLRMDTAHFSTLSQYKGDNVIQVWNQ
- a CDS encoding alpha-amylase family glycosyl hydrolase yields the protein MLPWLRTAIFYEIYPQSFSDSNGDGIGDIPGIINKLEYIRSLGCNALWLNPCFDSPFKDGGYDVRDYTTVAPRYGSNDDLELLFERAHQLGMRVLLDLVPGHTSEEHAWFVQSKQPEANAYSDRYIWTNGIFDNADGMPFISGESPRDAAYILNFFKSQPALNYGFGSRSYAWQQSPDSPAANSTKDAMMSVMRFWLSRGCDGFRVDMADSLVKKDDGEKSGTIRVWQQMLRPIRKEFPDAAFVAEWGRPWQAFKAGFDMDFYLDWRWNGKPNGYSFLVRNTDDPLSRNADMSFFARSSPTTIAPFLADYLPQYYRVEGQGAFCFITGNHDSPRLAPRLDPDEIAVAYAMFLTMPGIPFIYYGDEIGMRYQHLQSLEGGYHRTGSRTPMQWNAGRNRGFSTADPSALYLPTDPSPDAPTVESQNSDPKSLLNMVKRLISLRHASSSLNADAAFSVVAAPHDSKTFAYRRGEALGSLVIALNAGDTVQELNYGALSFDHRPTLVEGRRATLTDVSVTLEPSSFAILSQ
- a CDS encoding glycoside hydrolase family 13 protein; the encoded protein is MTDNNLRDDWWKQAVVYQIYPRSFKDVNGDGLGDIAGVTENIPYLKDLGVDAIWLSPFYPSALADGGYDIIDYRNVDPRLGTMTDFDAMEAAAHKAGIKIVVDIVPNHTSNDHIWFKQALADGRGSAARERYIFKEGAGTHGELPPNNWESLFGGSAWERVDDGQWYLHIFAKEQPDLNWNNPEVHEEFKKTLRFWADHGADGFRVDVAHGLAKKLDGASMTDLSRWTVHDSLNHDGTHPLWDRAQVHDIYREWRHVFNEYTPHRFAVGEAWVVPEHQYLYASPDELGQVFNFEFAKANWNRSDMRAAIVEGLKAAERSGSTPTWVMSNHDVPRHASRYGLPQIASRAHHQLAKDWILRDGSSYYEDRKLGTTRARAAIMMETALPGSVYVYQGEELGLFEVANIAWDRLEDPTPFRTRNNFTDKGRDGCRVPLPWDSNDLPHEAGWDESFGTGASFGFSPSSRPDGSPAADPHLPQPLWFKDFAVNREDGDPDSMLTLYRKCLKLRAQLLTPTQLTTIDWLDYGDQVIAYSRKAAEGSGFNRIVSITNFGAEAIEAAKGTILLSSHALTPHGMIPQDVTVWIAD